A single genomic interval of Clostridium facile harbors:
- a CDS encoding recombinase family protein → MQQQKIYGYIRVSTKEQNEDRQLIAMREFPVEKKNIYLDKFSGKDFNRPQYQKLMRRIKKNDVIVVKSIDRLGRDYEEIQNQWRIITKEKHANIVVLDMPLLDTRQKNDDVMGTFVADLVLQILCYVAHTERSNIRQRQAEGIAAARLRGVRFGRPRKAIPDAFWKLKKDWEQRKISSREAAKILEISQDTFLRWVHGK, encoded by the coding sequence ATGCAACAACAAAAGATTTATGGTTACATCCGTGTTTCAACCAAAGAGCAAAACGAAGACAGGCAATTGATTGCCATGCGGGAATTTCCGGTAGAAAAAAAGAACATCTACCTGGATAAATTCAGTGGAAAGGATTTCAACCGCCCCCAATACCAAAAACTGATGCGTCGCATTAAAAAGAATGATGTGATTGTTGTCAAATCCATTGATAGGCTGGGCAGGGATTATGAGGAAATCCAGAACCAATGGCGAATTATTACAAAAGAAAAACACGCCAATATTGTGGTGTTGGATATGCCTTTATTGGACACCCGGCAAAAAAATGATGATGTAATGGGTACCTTTGTTGCGGATTTGGTGCTGCAGATCCTATGTTATGTGGCGCATACTGAGCGGAGCAATATCCGCCAACGACAGGCGGAAGGGATTGCGGCAGCGCGTTTGCGTGGCGTGCGTTTTGGCAGACCTAGAAAAGCGATTCCAGATGCGTTTTGGAAGCTGAAAAAAGACTGGGAGCAACGAAAAATATCTTCCCGTGAAGCTGCCAAAATTTTGGAAATATCTCAAGATACCTTCCTTCGATGGGTACATGGAAAATAG
- a CDS encoding metal-dependent transcriptional regulator: MKIQESGENYLETILVLEQRNGIVRSVDIATELGFAKPSVSRAMGILKKAGYIVVDGHGHILLTEEGREKARQVYERHTTISTYLQFSLGVSKEVADQDACRMEHVISQESFDKIKLLVESCRAQGVL; the protein is encoded by the coding sequence ATGAAAATACAGGAATCAGGTGAAAATTACCTGGAAACAATTTTGGTATTGGAACAACGGAATGGAATTGTAAGATCGGTCGATATTGCCACAGAATTGGGGTTCGCGAAACCCAGTGTAAGTCGAGCTATGGGAATTCTAAAAAAAGCGGGCTATATTGTGGTGGATGGTCATGGGCATATCCTGTTGACAGAGGAAGGCAGGGAAAAAGCTCGTCAGGTTTACGAGCGACATACTACCATTTCGACGTATTTGCAGTTTAGCCTTGGAGTGAGTAAAGAAGTCGCGGATCAGGACGCTTGCCGGATGGAACATGTGATCAGCCAGGAAAGTTTTGATAAAATCAAACTATTAGTAGAGAGTTGCCGCGCACAGGGCGTGCTGTAA
- a CDS encoding polysaccharide deacetylase family protein, translating into MKRIICNWKKILCGLLVVVLAIALLLGWGRTKTIPTEAEVQSSTTEEEGVFVPILMYHSILKDTSKSGKYTVTPTTIENDLLYLKEHGYTTIVMADLIHYVYDDVPLPKKPVMITLDDGYYNNYTYLFPLLQEHQMKAVISIVGSYSQKFSEIDEPNPAYAYLTWNDILEMSQSGLVEFQNHSYDMHHQGNGRKGTKRKWGESDEEYRKNFENDLQKTQDLLRQYTGSYPTTFTYPYGASSKGSIDLIKEMGFLASLSCYEHENIITKDPECLYFLNRYNRPSGISTEEFMKKAGIAEG; encoded by the coding sequence ATGAAACGAATCATCTGCAACTGGAAAAAAATTTTATGCGGTTTGCTTGTTGTGGTTTTGGCTATAGCCCTACTGTTGGGTTGGGGCCGTACAAAAACAATTCCCACAGAGGCGGAAGTTCAATCCTCAACAACGGAGGAAGAAGGGGTTTTTGTTCCCATCCTAATGTACCACAGCATCTTAAAGGACACCAGTAAATCAGGGAAATACACCGTTACCCCTACTACCATTGAAAACGATTTGCTTTACCTGAAGGAACATGGATACACTACCATTGTTATGGCTGATTTAATCCATTATGTATATGACGATGTACCATTGCCAAAAAAACCGGTTATGATTACCCTGGATGATGGCTATTACAACAACTATACCTATCTGTTCCCACTGCTCCAAGAGCATCAAATGAAAGCGGTAATTTCTATTGTAGGGAGCTATAGCCAAAAATTCAGTGAAATTGATGAACCCAATCCTGCTTACGCTTACCTGACCTGGAATGATATTTTGGAGATGTCCCAATCTGGTTTAGTAGAATTCCAAAACCACAGCTATGATATGCACCACCAGGGAAATGGAAGAAAAGGGACAAAACGGAAATGGGGGGAATCGGATGAGGAGTACCGGAAAAATTTTGAGAATGACCTCCAAAAAACTCAGGATTTACTCCGCCAGTATACCGGAAGTTATCCAACTACCTTCACTTATCCCTATGGAGCCTCCAGTAAAGGGTCGATTGATTTGATCAAGGAAATGGGGTTCCTGGCTTCCCTCTCCTGCTATGAACATGAAAACATCATTACCAAAGATCCCGAGTGTTTGTATTTCCTTAATCGGTATAATCGTCCCAGCGGAATCTCCACAGAGGAGTTTATGAAAAAAGCCGGAATTGCTGAAGGATAG
- a CDS encoding glycosyl hydrolase — protein sequence MKLKNKAKKALGVLLAATMLSTVAASAVSAIGGNVAGTADFASKLESQYTDPDRVYSTEVRWWIGEASNTDETLLEEIQALYDAGFRGVELCMQSDRNAPDDTYAYGSEMWSHKWKLMMNKILDLGMTLSLTSGTNWSTSNVPGLDPDSQEASQVVAMGSQVVKAGESITALPKPSTQRESNKGKFVAAYAGKLASTDGESYVVEPGSMIDLSNQVTAVEGATVYDQAINWTAPADSDYVVFGYWTHGNYKTASPAAETCYATNYFDTRGVDALRSFWEEHYLNDPELNEKIKEGDVQLFMDSIELNPDGGITWWTEDIRQEFINRKGYDIMPYLFLVDGLPQVQAVYDPYTQPAEGTHDLYNDKNDREKIINDWVDVLTQLYCENMLQPLKEWLNSVGIETRAQISYGRSFEITEPAMYVDYPEAESLNQYNQVDILRLHSAGNHLLDKVLSSETGTELNTYYTPQQLRLEDAYTMYASGFQQLIWHIWSAGYSYGENAAWPGWGSGFDRWGTREPSYKDFDEMNAHLGRIQQMLQTGNSRTDVGFIHNNWNQGVRFGGESGDGLTGMQYMLAHQGVYYRSTELQDNGYTYDYFSPDMLKADGVYFDEDTKTIEPAGYKALVLYQDWLDIDGAKLIYEWAQKGLPVFIMEGAAERTTFNDGKDEELASIMEQMRALPNVKDVEIYDASEDFDYFDKVAEGYDDGLYDAMQEMGIRPYAEFNGANHQLLTQTREAEDGSRYLYAYNYCSNDYHENSFIDEVKTEDHGTNIKTEIRMDGMYIPYTIDSWTGEVTEIGNYYYEDGQTVFPIDLDYDDIALYAFEPVTEESFHATSTNADMAYGTENGVAVRATQSGTYTTKLSSGRTVTEEINVPESYPITNWDVTVESWTPSENVLRSEETIGDVHTVNTKVDTDKTDINVKLDELTTWNNIPEVGESVSGIGYYDAKFNWDSSSADGAYIDFGDEFYSSMKVWINGQKVGGDVSTNPTKVPQSVIEGYEGTEQYTGGISSTDPVADISEYLVDGENTIHIEYSSPLGNVQLSRGAIKPGGNSRNNWFGEMRQTKYLPYGPSQAVIVPFVDSEYEVADKDILNTVIDYAEQQKASDEFNNIIADVQKTFNAALDAAKAVAADPAATQEEVDAAWKTLMTEIHKLGFVKGDITSLETLVALAEGYDMNDYVEAGQAEFKEALAAAQAILADKDNAMQAEIETAETNLLNAMLNLRYKADKSILESVLAEANGKDASAYTAESYAVLTAAVAEANDVMADENATQEEVDAAVTNVQAAMDQLVTVDGSVPEETTPSTDDTATQTGEESTTPKANAAKTGDFAPIAGLAAITLAGAALLFTRKKK from the coding sequence ATGAAGTTAAAAAACAAAGCAAAAAAAGCCCTTGGCGTATTGCTGGCTGCTACCATGCTTTCTACAGTAGCGGCATCTGCTGTTAGTGCGATTGGCGGCAATGTTGCTGGCACAGCGGATTTTGCCAGCAAACTGGAATCCCAGTATACCGATCCAGATAGGGTGTACAGTACAGAGGTGCGCTGGTGGATCGGGGAAGCATCCAATACAGATGAAACGCTGCTGGAAGAAATCCAGGCATTGTATGACGCAGGGTTCCGTGGCGTAGAGCTATGTATGCAGTCGGATAGAAACGCACCGGATGACACCTACGCATATGGTTCCGAGATGTGGTCCCACAAGTGGAAACTGATGATGAACAAAATCCTGGATCTGGGCATGACATTGAGCTTAACATCTGGTACCAACTGGTCAACCTCAAACGTACCAGGGTTGGATCCAGATAGCCAGGAAGCAAGCCAAGTTGTGGCAATGGGGTCCCAGGTAGTCAAAGCAGGGGAAAGCATTACCGCATTGCCAAAACCATCTACCCAGAGGGAAAGCAACAAAGGGAAATTTGTTGCCGCATATGCAGGGAAACTTGCTAGTACGGATGGAGAAAGCTATGTTGTAGAACCAGGTTCTATGATTGACTTAAGTAATCAGGTGACAGCAGTAGAAGGCGCAACTGTTTATGACCAGGCAATCAACTGGACAGCTCCAGCAGATTCTGATTATGTGGTATTTGGATACTGGACCCATGGGAACTACAAAACAGCTTCCCCAGCGGCGGAAACTTGCTACGCGACCAACTACTTTGATACCAGAGGGGTTGACGCTTTACGTTCGTTCTGGGAAGAGCATTATCTGAATGACCCAGAATTGAACGAGAAGATCAAAGAGGGCGATGTACAGCTGTTTATGGACTCCATTGAGTTGAATCCTGACGGTGGTATTACCTGGTGGACAGAAGATATCCGGCAAGAATTTATCAACCGTAAAGGCTATGATATCATGCCATACCTGTTCTTAGTAGATGGCTTGCCACAGGTACAGGCTGTATATGATCCATATACTCAACCTGCGGAAGGTACCCATGACCTGTATAATGATAAAAATGACCGGGAAAAAATTATCAACGACTGGGTAGATGTATTGACACAATTGTATTGTGAAAATATGCTACAACCATTAAAAGAATGGTTAAATTCTGTAGGAATTGAAACACGTGCCCAGATTTCCTATGGTCGGTCATTTGAAATCACAGAACCAGCAATGTATGTAGATTATCCAGAAGCAGAGAGTTTGAACCAATACAACCAGGTTGATATTTTAAGATTACATAGTGCTGGCAACCATCTGTTGGATAAAGTTCTTTCCAGTGAAACAGGAACTGAATTAAATACCTATTATACTCCACAACAACTTCGCTTGGAAGATGCTTATACCATGTATGCTTCCGGTTTCCAACAGTTAATCTGGCATATTTGGAGCGCAGGCTATAGCTATGGTGAAAACGCTGCATGGCCAGGCTGGGGCTCTGGTTTTGACCGTTGGGGAACCCGTGAACCTTCCTATAAGGACTTTGACGAAATGAACGCACATCTGGGACGTATCCAGCAGATGTTACAAACCGGTAATTCCAGAACCGATGTTGGCTTTATCCACAACAACTGGAACCAAGGTGTAAGATTTGGTGGAGAATCTGGAGATGGCCTCACTGGTATGCAGTATATGTTGGCTCATCAGGGTGTTTACTATCGTTCTACTGAACTGCAAGATAACGGCTATACCTATGATTACTTTAGCCCTGATATGCTCAAAGCGGACGGCGTTTACTTTGATGAAGATACCAAGACAATAGAACCAGCAGGCTATAAAGCACTGGTACTCTATCAGGATTGGCTGGATATTGATGGCGCGAAATTGATCTATGAATGGGCACAAAAAGGCCTGCCAGTCTTTATTATGGAAGGGGCTGCGGAACGCACTACCTTTAACGATGGCAAGGACGAAGAATTGGCTTCCATTATGGAACAGATGAGAGCCCTGCCAAATGTAAAAGATGTAGAAATTTACGATGCTTCTGAAGACTTTGATTACTTTGACAAAGTAGCGGAAGGCTATGACGATGGTCTGTACGATGCAATGCAGGAAATGGGCATCCGTCCATACGCTGAATTTAATGGGGCAAACCATCAGTTATTGACCCAAACCCGTGAAGCAGAAGATGGTAGCCGTTATTTGTATGCTTATAATTACTGCTCCAACGATTACCATGAAAACAGCTTTATTGATGAAGTAAAAACAGAAGACCATGGAACCAACATCAAGACAGAAATCCGGATGGATGGCATGTATATCCCATATACCATCGATTCCTGGACAGGTGAAGTAACTGAAATTGGTAATTACTATTATGAAGATGGTCAGACTGTATTCCCAATCGATTTGGATTATGATGATATCGCTCTATATGCGTTTGAACCAGTAACCGAGGAATCATTCCACGCAACTTCAACCAACGCAGATATGGCATATGGAACAGAAAATGGTGTAGCAGTACGAGCAACTCAAAGTGGTACTTATACAACGAAATTGAGTAGTGGCAGAACAGTAACAGAAGAAATCAACGTACCAGAATCCTACCCAATTACTAACTGGGATGTAACAGTAGAATCTTGGACACCATCGGAAAATGTACTCCGCAGTGAAGAAACGATTGGTGATGTACATACTGTAAATACTAAAGTTGATACTGACAAGACAGATATCAATGTAAAACTGGATGAACTGACTACATGGAATAATATTCCTGAAGTAGGAGAAAGCGTATCCGGTATTGGGTATTATGATGCGAAATTTAATTGGGATAGCAGCTCCGCTGATGGTGCATATATCGACTTTGGCGATGAATTCTATTCCAGCATGAAAGTATGGATTAATGGACAGAAAGTTGGCGGAGATGTAAGTACGAACCCAACCAAAGTTCCACAATCTGTAATTGAAGGATATGAAGGAACAGAACAATACACAGGTGGTATCAGTTCTACAGACCCAGTAGCGGATATCAGTGAATACCTGGTAGACGGTGAAAATACGATCCATATTGAATATAGTTCTCCATTAGGAAATGTTCAACTTTCCCGTGGCGCAATTAAACCTGGTGGAAATAGCAGAAATAATTGGTTTGGTGAAATGAGACAGACAAAATACTTGCCATATGGGCCAAGCCAGGCAGTAATCGTTCCTTTCGTAGATTCTGAATACGAAGTAGCGGATAAAGATATTTTAAACACTGTTATTGACTATGCAGAACAACAAAAAGCATCTGATGAATTCAATAATATCATTGCGGATGTGCAGAAAACTTTCAATGCAGCATTGGATGCAGCCAAAGCAGTTGCAGCAGATCCAGCAGCAACTCAGGAAGAAGTAGACGCGGCATGGAAAACATTGATGACCGAAATCCATAAACTAGGCTTTGTGAAAGGGGATATCACTTCCTTAGAAACTCTAGTAGCATTGGCAGAAGGTTATGACATGAATGACTATGTAGAAGCAGGCCAAGCAGAATTTAAAGAAGCATTGGCAGCAGCACAGGCAATCCTTGCAGACAAAGACAACGCAATGCAGGCAGAAATCGAAACAGCAGAAACTAACCTGTTGAACGCAATGCTGAATCTGAGATATAAAGCAGATAAATCTATCTTAGAATCTGTATTGGCAGAAGCGAATGGTAAAGACGCATCTGCGTATACAGCAGAAAGCTACGCAGTATTGACAGCAGCAGTAGCAGAAGCAAATGACGTAATGGCAGATGAAAACGCAACTCAAGAGGAAGTAGATGCAGCAGTAACAAACGTACAAGCTGCAATGGATCAATTAGTAACAGTAGATGGAAGTGTTCCAGAAGAAACAACACCGTCCACTGATGATACAGCTACTCAAACTGGAGAGGAATCTACCACACCAAAAGCAAACGCGGCGAAAACAGGCGATTTTGCTCCAATTGCAGGATTAGCAGCAATTACATTAGCAGGAGCAGCTCTGTTGTTCACCCGTAAGAAAAAATAA
- a CDS encoding DUF421 domain-containing protein — MNEVLINLLSIVFRTLLSFVFLFLLSRLIGVRQISQLTFYDYIVGITIGSIAATLTIDDTIPIYACLVAMALYAILTVSISIITMKSIKLRRFFSGTPTILIYKGSIIEKSMKDCHYDINDLLCECRKNGYFNISDIEYGIMEIDGSVSILPKTGKRPVQPEDLGMALPQEHLCTNVIVDGKVMERNLEQTGYDLAWLNKQLKQQKHRTEDVLLGSLETNGTLTLLLKNQQLKNKNYFI; from the coding sequence GTGAATGAAGTTTTGATAAATCTCCTTTCCATTGTGTTTCGGACGCTCCTTTCCTTTGTATTTTTATTTTTGCTCTCTCGCTTAATTGGGGTGCGGCAAATCTCCCAGCTCACCTTTTACGATTATATTGTAGGTATCACGATTGGATCTATTGCGGCTACGTTAACCATTGATGATACCATTCCAATTTATGCCTGTCTAGTTGCAATGGCATTGTACGCGATCCTGACAGTATCGATTTCGATTATTACGATGAAAAGCATCAAGCTGCGCCGTTTTTTTTCCGGTACCCCTACGATTCTGATTTATAAAGGCTCCATTATTGAAAAATCTATGAAAGACTGCCATTATGATATCAATGATTTACTGTGTGAATGTCGGAAAAATGGGTATTTTAATATCAGTGATATTGAGTATGGGATTATGGAAATCGACGGAAGTGTCAGCATTCTGCCAAAGACGGGGAAACGTCCTGTCCAGCCAGAAGATTTAGGGATGGCGCTGCCTCAGGAACATCTCTGTACTAACGTAATTGTTGATGGGAAGGTAATGGAGCGCAATTTGGAACAAACTGGCTATGATCTGGCCTGGCTAAACAAACAGCTAAAACAACAGAAACATCGTACGGAAGATGTGTTGTTGGGTTCCTTGGAAACCAATGGAACCCTTACCCTTTTACTGAAAAACCAGCAGTTAAAAAACAAAAATTATTTTATTTGA
- a CDS encoding LTA synthase family protein — MEFTTNRKRITISAILTAVLLVLIVCNIPAFIDQDSKQFQIGWFLLTVVVAGLFGAVTAFRIRFQEEKWEKRVSILLLCCSPIITFGIVEYVNNNVNIFFDFNLANFVMNLLWYYLVYGVIYALTNRIRVTIWISNTLFWLFAIVNYAVTLFRGEPILPWDFMSVGTALSVASNYTFVMTWNVLLATCLMLLWNMVASKLTYVNRSLKANIIGKVAIVSASIVFVTVFYQESTLPKLGLSVYTWRQAQSTHDHGIVLSLAMNTQFLMVDSPEDYSVQQVEAISNQIDTRDFYQVSETSMEQKPNIIAIMNESLADFRQVGDFQTNQELMPFLTNLTENTIKGNLYMSIHGSGTCNSEFEFLTGNSMAFLPSGCRPYQQYITDDTYSLVSTLNDQGYTSLAVHPYYAAGWNRDRVYPLLGFQDFVSMEDFENPEYIREYISDKSSYDKVIDLYEQKDPDERLFLFNVTMQNHGGYLDYSNGFQNTVEILNKPEGQEFPKAEQYLTLVQESDKAFEYLVNYFSQQEEPTIILMFGDHQPTLEDEFYDFLVGPFDQRTFEEQMRSFITPFYIWANYDIPEQTVEHMSANYLSNLLLDVAGLEKTEYNQFLDGIQEQLPVFTAIGYVDNQNNYYRLEDYKNDPVYASLIDSYDMMQYNYLFDPKNRLNSVFTISDQAG, encoded by the coding sequence ATGGAGTTTACAACCAATCGAAAACGGATTACTATCTCGGCAATTTTAACAGCGGTGTTGTTGGTTTTGATTGTGTGCAATATCCCCGCTTTTATCGACCAAGATAGCAAGCAATTTCAGATTGGATGGTTTTTGCTTACAGTGGTAGTTGCTGGTTTGTTTGGCGCTGTAACAGCCTTCCGCATCCGGTTTCAAGAGGAAAAATGGGAAAAAAGAGTAAGCATCCTGCTGCTTTGCTGTTCCCCAATCATAACGTTTGGAATCGTTGAATATGTCAACAACAATGTTAATATCTTTTTTGATTTTAACTTAGCGAATTTTGTCATGAATTTGCTGTGGTATTACCTGGTATATGGAGTCATTTATGCCCTGACTAACCGGATAAGGGTGACAATTTGGATTTCTAATACTCTGTTTTGGCTGTTTGCAATTGTTAATTATGCGGTCACCCTCTTCCGAGGGGAACCAATCCTACCATGGGATTTTATGTCGGTTGGAACTGCACTGAGTGTTGCTTCTAACTACACTTTTGTTATGACCTGGAATGTATTGCTTGCTACTTGCCTGATGTTGCTATGGAATATGGTGGCTTCCAAGCTGACCTATGTGAACCGTAGCTTGAAAGCTAATATCATTGGCAAAGTGGCAATTGTTTCCGCCAGTATTGTATTTGTCACCGTCTTTTACCAGGAATCTACTCTGCCAAAGCTGGGACTTAGTGTCTATACCTGGCGCCAGGCACAGTCCACCCATGACCATGGCATCGTGCTTTCCTTGGCGATGAACACCCAGTTTTTGATGGTGGATTCCCCAGAAGATTATTCAGTACAGCAGGTAGAGGCGATTTCCAATCAGATTGATACCAGGGATTTTTATCAAGTGTCCGAAACTTCTATGGAACAAAAGCCAAATATCATCGCAATTATGAATGAATCCCTAGCGGATTTCCGGCAGGTGGGGGATTTCCAGACCAACCAGGAGCTCATGCCTTTTCTGACAAATCTCACCGAGAATACCATCAAAGGAAATTTATATATGTCCATCCATGGCAGTGGGACCTGTAACTCCGAGTTTGAGTTTTTAACCGGGAACAGCATGGCGTTTTTGCCCAGTGGCTGTCGGCCATACCAGCAGTATATTACAGACGATACCTATTCTCTGGTAAGTACCTTAAACGACCAGGGATATACCAGCTTGGCGGTGCATCCTTATTATGCGGCGGGTTGGAACCGTGACAGGGTATATCCATTGCTGGGCTTCCAGGATTTTGTTAGCATGGAGGATTTTGAAAATCCAGAGTACATACGAGAATACATTAGCGACAAATCTTCTTATGATAAAGTAATCGACCTGTATGAACAGAAGGACCCAGACGAAAGGCTGTTCCTGTTTAACGTTACCATGCAGAACCATGGGGGATATCTGGATTACTCCAATGGATTCCAGAACACAGTGGAAATCCTCAATAAACCTGAGGGACAGGAGTTCCCAAAAGCGGAGCAGTACTTAACTCTGGTACAGGAATCCGACAAAGCGTTTGAATATCTGGTGAACTATTTTAGCCAGCAGGAGGAACCCACTATTATTTTAATGTTCGGTGACCATCAGCCTACTTTGGAAGATGAGTTTTACGATTTTCTAGTTGGCCCGTTTGATCAGCGTACCTTTGAAGAACAAATGCGGAGTTTTATCACTCCATTTTACATCTGGGCAAATTATGATATCCCAGAACAAACGGTGGAACATATGAGTGCCAACTATCTTTCCAATCTGTTGTTGGATGTTGCTGGGTTGGAAAAGACCGAATATAATCAGTTCCTGGATGGAATTCAGGAACAGTTGCCGGTGTTCACCGCCATTGGCTATGTGGATAATCAAAATAACTATTATCGGCTTGAGGATTATAAAAACGACCCTGTATATGCTTCCCTGATTGATTCTTATGATATGATGCAGTATAATTACCTGTTTGACCCAAAAAATCGATTAAATAGCGTCTTTACCATTTCCGACCAGGCAGGCTAG
- a CDS encoding ATP-dependent helicase: MTLEQQFIPLKRAYLEQKYSHMNEMQRQAIFTVKNPLLILAGAGSGKTTVIVNRIAYMVAFGDAYASEKIPFDLSQQDIDLLQRAVDGESVDEEQVRQLIAVDCPRPWNILAITFTNKAAGELKERLEAMLGDVALDIHAGTFHSQCMRILRRDIERLGYQKNFTIYDTDDSIRVIKDGLSQMGLNDKIYPPKAILGEISRAKDQMLTPELYEAQNYGDFRKKEIAKLYRFYQNSLKSSNALDFDDIIRLTVVLLEENPDILEYYQNRFRYILVDEYQDTNHAQYRLVSLLSQGHQNLCVVGDDDQSIYKFRGATIENILSFENQFQNAVVIRLEQNYRSTQNILSAANAVISNNLGRKGKNLWTDQGDGEKINVLRLLNENAEAEFVADTISKNVIDGMAYHDHVILYRMNAQSSALEHYFVRSGIPYRIVGGMKFYDRKEIKDILAYLSVINQTSDNLRLKRIINEPKRGIGASTVAKVQEIADGMGISMFDVLKEADTYAALSKKSTPLKQFAGMILDLQEQAMELPLQELLNQVMELTGYRDELKRQGKEGETRLENIEELKSNLIKFTDEQEEEATLSGFLEEVALYTDLDQYNSEEDKVTMMTMHSAKGLEFPVVFIVGMEEGIFPGIQSMSDPEELEEERRLAYVAITRAKKWLYITNASQRMLFGNTRYARPSRFLGEIPEQYKSTEDKTVTHTSEAFRRSTRPIHINLGNVGTTQKPKQAVVNFVVGDRVKHAVFGEGVVESMQPMGNDTLLEVNFQTKGKKKIMANFAKLTKL, from the coding sequence ATGACATTAGAACAACAATTTATTCCATTAAAACGAGCTTATTTGGAACAAAAATATTCCCATATGAACGAGATGCAGCGCCAGGCAATTTTTACGGTAAAAAATCCTTTGTTAATCCTGGCAGGAGCAGGCAGCGGAAAAACCACTGTTATTGTCAACCGCATTGCTTATATGGTGGCATTCGGAGATGCTTATGCTTCAGAAAAAATTCCGTTTGATCTGAGCCAGCAGGATATTGATCTGTTGCAGAGGGCAGTGGATGGTGAATCAGTAGATGAAGAACAGGTGCGCCAGTTGATTGCGGTGGATTGTCCACGTCCATGGAATATCCTGGCGATTACCTTTACCAATAAGGCGGCAGGGGAGTTAAAAGAGCGTTTGGAAGCCATGCTAGGAGATGTCGCTCTGGACATCCATGCGGGAACCTTCCACTCCCAATGTATGCGAATCCTGCGCCGTGACATTGAGCGTCTGGGCTACCAGAAAAACTTTACCATTTATGATACGGACGATAGTATTCGGGTTATCAAAGATGGCCTGAGTCAGATGGGTCTGAATGATAAGATTTATCCGCCAAAAGCAATATTGGGGGAAATCAGCCGTGCCAAAGATCAGATGCTGACTCCAGAGCTATACGAAGCTCAAAATTATGGGGATTTCCGGAAAAAAGAGATCGCCAAACTTTACCGTTTCTATCAGAACAGCTTAAAATCCTCCAATGCTCTGGATTTTGACGATATTATCCGTTTAACGGTAGTGTTGTTGGAAGAAAATCCGGATATATTGGAATACTACCAGAACCGTTTCCGTTACATATTAGTGGACGAGTACCAGGATACCAACCATGCCCAATATCGCTTGGTCAGTCTGTTGAGCCAGGGACACCAGAATCTCTGCGTAGTAGGGGATGACGATCAGAGTATTTATAAATTCCGTGGAGCTACCATTGAAAATATTTTGAGCTTTGAGAACCAGTTCCAAAACGCAGTTGTTATCCGGCTGGAGCAGAACTACCGTTCCACCCAAAATATTTTAAGCGCTGCCAATGCGGTGATTTCCAATAACCTGGGAAGGAAAGGAAAAAATCTTTGGACAGACCAGGGGGACGGGGAAAAAATCAACGTTCTGCGGCTGCTCAACGAGAATGCGGAAGCGGAGTTTGTGGCGGATACCATTTCCAAAAACGTGATTGACGGTATGGCGTACCATGATCATGTGATTTTATACCGGATGAATGCCCAGTCCTCCGCATTGGAGCATTATTTTGTGCGTTCAGGTATCCCTTACCGGATTGTCGGAGGAATGAAATTCTACGACCGCAAAGAAATTAAGGATATCCTGGCGTATTTAAGTGTGATTAACCAAACCAGCGACAATCTTCGCCTAAAGCGAATTATCAACGAGCCAAAGCGGGGCATAGGAGCCAGCACGGTTGCTAAGGTGCAGGAGATTGCGGACGGTATGGGGATTTCCATGTTTGATGTCTTGAAAGAGGCGGATACCTATGCGGCTCTTTCCAAAAAATCCACTCCGTTAAAACAGTTTGCCGGAATGATTTTGGACTTGCAGGAACAGGCAATGGAACTGCCTCTCCAGGAATTGCTGAACCAGGTAATGGAACTGACCGGTTACAGAGATGAACTCAAACGTCAGGGCAAAGAGGGTGAAACTAGGCTGGAAAATATTGAGGAATTAAAATCCAACCTGATTAAATTCACCGACGAGCAGGAGGAGGAAGCAACCCTCTCCGGCTTCCTAGAAGAAGTGGCATTGTATACCGACCTTGACCAGTACAACAGTGAGGAGGACAAGGTTACTATGATGACAATGCACTCCGCCAAAGGGCTGGAGTTCCCTGTGGTGTTTATCGTGGGGATGGAAGAGGGGATTTTCCCAGGCATTCAGTCCATGTCCGATCCAGAGGAACTGGAGGAGGAACGCCGTCTGGCATATGTGGCGATTACTCGTGCCAAAAAGTGGCTGTACATCACTAACGCCTCTCAGAGGATGCTGTTCGGGAATACCCGTTACGCTAGACCATCCCGTTTTCTTGGAGAAATTCCAGAACAGTATAAATCAACAGAGGATAAAACAGTTACCCATACATCTGAGGCATTCCGCCGGTCCACCCGTCCCATTCATATTAACCTGGGCAATGTGGGTACCACTCAAAAGCCAAAACAAGCAGTGGTAAATTTCGTTGTAGGAGACCGGGTGAAACATGCCGTGTTTGGGGAAGGCGTTGTGGAATCCATGCAGCCGATGGGGAATGATACCCTGTTGGAAGTCAATTTTCAAACAAAAGGCAAAAAAAAGATTATGGCGAATTTCGCCAAGCTGACGAAATTATAA